The following proteins come from a genomic window of Sorghum bicolor cultivar BTx623 chromosome 3, Sorghum_bicolor_NCBIv3, whole genome shotgun sequence:
- the LOC110433663 gene encoding uncharacterized protein LOC110433663 has product MKKKTARKDKEVEEDKKEAPSKQENTKFYGKTAPHDFYDTNILLPFPRTRKPTTDEQFGKFVEVIRQLYVNIPLLDAMQVPTYAKYLRDILNNKRPLPTTEVIKLTEECSAAILNQLPEKKKDPGCPTIDCSIGTHHFEHALCDLGASVSVMPKVIFDKLTHAVLSPTSIHLQLADQSIRHPAGVAENIPAKIHEFLVPVDFVVLDMEVDEKTPLILGRPFLSTANAHIDVGAGEIQFTINGAQEKFNFKPKVVQCSLILAVDVATVTFITRPKKKTNPTPRAKSKKIWKKKVIQPMTPPKKISVSTQGGGPVLRT; this is encoded by the coding sequence ATGAAAAAAAAGACTGCAAGAAAAGATAAGGAAGTTGAGGAAGACAAGAAAGAAGCACCATCTAAGCAGGAAAACACCAAGTTCTATGGAAAGACAGCTCCGCACGATTTCTACGACACCAACATTCTGCTGCCAtttccaagaacaaggaagccAACCACCGATGAACAATTCGGGAAGTTTGTTGAGGTAATTCGGCAATTATATGTCAATATTCCACTACTTGATGCAATGCAGGTTCCAACCTATGCCAAGTATTTGAGAGACATCCTCAACAACAAACGCCCGCTGCCTACAACTGAGGTGATTAAGCTAACAGAAGAATGCAGCGCGGCGATACTAAACCAACTAccagaaaagaagaaggaccctGGATGTCCTACCATCGACTGCTCCATTGGGACACATCACTTCGAGCATGCACTGTGCGACttgggagcaagtgtcagtgtcatGCCAAAGGTAATATTTGATAAACTAACCCATGCTGTTTTGTCCCCTACATCAATACATTTGCAGTTAGCGGATCAGTCAATTCGCCATCCTGCGGGGGTAGCTGAGAATATCCCCGCAAAGATACACGAGTTCCTGGTCCCTGTGGATTTCGTGGTACTCGACATGGAGGTGGATGAAAAGACTCCACTTATCCTGGGAAGACCATTTCTCAGCACTGCTAATGCACATATTGACGTTGGAGCTGGAGAAATTCAATTTACAATCAATGGGGCCCAGGAGAAGTTCAACTTCAAACCAAAGGTAGTGCAATGCTCACTAATCTTGGCAGTGGATGTGGCAACCGTCACATTCATAACTAGGCCAAAGAAAAAGACCAATCCAACGCCAAGAGCAAAGAGCAAGAAAATATGGAAGAAGAAGGTAATACAACCGATGACACCTCCGAAGAAAATTTCTGTATCAACTCAAGGAGGAGGTCCTGTTCTAAGGACCTGA